The region CGATATTTTCCTCCTCGATCAACCATGAGGACGATGATGACTATCTGGATAGCCTCCAACTGAGTGCACAGGATCTCTTCGTCCAAAAGGTTGAAGTGCAAAACGTTGACAACCATGACGATAACGAGGAGGAAGTTCAAGTGAAGATACCAAAGGAAGAGGAACTGGAAGTGTTGGAGCAACCAGATTACCTCACTGGTATTGCACAGGAAGTGACATATAACCCTGCAGCACTGCTCCAAAGCCTGTCCAAAATCTCTGAAGACGAGGAGGGAAATGGCAATGGTTCAAGGCACAATACATCTTGCAAGGCAGATCCCAACAAGAAGCTTCCAAAGGACTTCTGCGTTATCCAGGAGACCAAGAGTGAGAACGTCAGCACAGAGCATGTGGACTTCCAGCTGGCCCGGAAACAGTGGAGGGAGATGGAAGAGCAGACCAAGAACTTGGTGCTGTCACCCACCACAAAGCAGTGTGGGCCCCTCATGGGCAGCCACAGCTTCATGTACACTCCAGTCAGGAACATTGACAGGCCCAAGACGAGAGATACGAGCCTAGAGAATTTGGCTATGGGTGGAGCTGAGTATCCCCACACCCAGTTTAGCCCCTGCTCAGAGGACTCAGGCCTGGGCGATTCCAGCTACAGGTCCCCTTATGAAGAATTCCCAGAGACCTCCATTGAGAGGGAGATCCGCCTGGCCATGGAGAGAGAAGACAGCTTTAAGCGGGACAGGGGTTTCTCCAATGGGATGAAACCTACAGAATGTGCTCAGACAAATGCCAAGCCAGTCATCTTGCTCCCAGCGAAGCTATGTCAGGAGGTTGACGAAAAGAGGAAGACGTTTGAGAGTATGGAGGACGGCAGCTGCAACATACCCAGATCCAAAACTACTCCATCATTCATTATTACGTCTTCGCCGGCAAAGGGGCCACTGAAACACGATCTGCCTGCCAACAGCATCATTATACTAGAACCGGAAGGAAGTCCAAGACATGGCGCCAGAGACACCTCCAGAGCTAACGAGTGGCACTCGGATGAAACCTCCAATGCCAACTTTATCATCCTAGAGACATCCAACCTGATCATCAGGAGCGCCTCAGAGTTCTGCCTGAACACGGCCTGTGAGCAGCAGGGCCAGGAGTGCTCCTCAACGTTCCTCAACAACCCCTTCTTCAAGCTGCGCTCCAGGAGCCAGCTGTCATTGGTGGACGAGGAGATCAAGATGGTGAAACAGCGCGAAGAGGAGCTGAAGAAAGAAAGAGCGAACATCTATCCGAAAGGGATGTACAACAACACAGGCCTAGTGGCTGAGAATCTCATGGACAGCTTGTCGTTTGAAGGTAAGTTTATACAAAGTTTGTCTCATTTGGTCAGGAAGAACTTCTGACCCTACTCTTAAACTAAGCCGGAACATATTGTGCTTTTGTCTATGAATATCAACCAATTGAAAACATTGTGTCTTGACCATATTTCAGCTGATGCGCCACTGAAGTGTAAGTCTTCGCCATCATCACCAATGAAAACGGCATACAAGATGGATCGCTCAGCCCTATCCTGTGATCACAGAGTAAGTGAACCAAAattctgttgtgttatcataCAACTACCGTAGTCAAGTGTCAATATCGCATTTGATGTAAAGCATAAATATCATTGAAATTAAGCCACAGGAGCTCAAATCAGGTGATTGTCTCCCAGTTTCCTGAGGTGTATGGAGCCGGAGGAAGGCGTAAGAGCGCCTTGGCGCTGCGCTGGGAGGCTGGGGAGTTTGCCGAGTGAAGAACAGAGTACAACCCTCAGTCACTGGTGAAAATATTGTCGGTCCACTTTCAGCTGAGTTAATAGACTTAATGCAGTGCTGCAAACTCATGTTTGTTTCATGTTGCGACATTTAACCACACTTGCTGCTTCTGTAATGTTATCGATTCTCTGGTCCAAGTGCCAGGAAATAGTATTGTGTGTTCGCCCGCCAAGATGCCTGAATGTAAATGAATGTAATGTTTAGTCCACAGATGCTAACATTTTATGAAATTTTAATGTGAGCAAATCTTAAAACATATTTTGGTGTATTGTCTTGCTAAAGGAAAGAAGCTTATATTTATTGTACTTTCGTACTGTGTTTTCCAGAAATATTGGTGTGGgcatataacatactgtatgataCAATTCTATAACATATAACTTGTATCAAAAAATATATTCAATCAGTTGCTGAAATCTGAGATATGTTGAACGGACATTATACACCATGTGAAATCATGTTTgattgaaatacatttttaacatTCCCTtaaaagctggaatccttaatggtgaaaccACCACATCCTTTTGCGATACTTTAAAAACAATAACGGCGATGGGCAGCCAGTGGCGCCGTTTCCCTTATTACGGATTCCATgtttaaaataaaatactattTCCAGAATCAAAAAGgaaaagagtaaaaaaaaaaaaagaagcttattaaaaaaaaaaaaaacttttctatATTGTGCATTTCCCTACAAATGTCAGATGTTTACAATTTTCAAAGGAGGAAAATGTTTCTGCTTTTAAATAATTATTGAGGCAGAGTATTAAACAAGCTCCATTTTTTGAGAATTGCCATTTAACGCTGATAATAGAGTTCATGAAACAAAAAATAATTGACATTGTTTCATTAAGTATGTTTGTATGCTTACTTGTTACGGTTTTGCTTATACAAAAACAATCACCAGTATTGCTTGCTAGCATTTGAAATTGTGTAAGGAAATTACCTAAAATAAGAGAGGCCACTTTATTACATTATTTTTCAGGTGATTTTCCTTGTATTCTTACTGCAAGTGTTCAATAGATTAGTGCAACAATAAATACCACGTATGAATACATTTGTTCAAAAGTCTTTATTTTAATGACGGGGGGAATGATTTATAAAGAGTATCTTAAGATGATGTAACATATTTATTCAAATCAGCAGACAGATTTAGTTCTTAAATACAAATGTTGTTCATCCATTTACCATTTTTTAAGGACACACGTTTTAATATGTTCAGTGGAATCTTAAAAAGGAAATGGCAGTAGTGTGTAAAAAAGAGCAACATGGCTTAATTAAGTAACACATCATCTATACTATTATTGTCTACAATGACCCCTAACAAGGAGTATGTGATTCCCAGTCACACATTTCTTATTGTGTTTAGGAGAACAGACAAAAATCCAACATTTCCCACgaggaacacagccaagacaatctTTTTGAATCGAGATACCTGAAAGAAATTGGAGTAAAAATAAAATCAGTGTGGACAAACTTATTATAAAAGAACACTTCTCAAAAATATATCCAAAACATACATAGTTTATACATTTATTTCAAGCTtacctttctctgtctctcactatccGAGTGAGTACCCAGAATCTTATCTTCGTCCTCAGCAAGAGTCCTCCCTGTACAGAGGTTAGAGATTTACCACAAAGTTCCAGTATTCAGAATACATAGAGATATTTGGCATTCTGTGTGACTACTACATCCctgaaaataacaatttaataTATATTTAAACCTTATATACACATTACTGTAAGAGAAATATGTATTACTGTAATCAAGGAAGACATCTCAACAAGTGAAAAATGATTTTACATACTCAAGTCTGTCGTTATGAAGactagtgtttttttttgttgacatttaAACCTGCTTAGCATTCCTGCCCACGCACCAAACAATTTGTTTTCAATTCTCTTCTATGCTTAATGGAATCAGACTGTGTAATTGATTTGTTCCCTCCAAGCAAAACAACATTGATTATTGAACAGTCAAATAATTACATTGTTTTAAGGTCTAATTCAGTGGTTCCAGAACCAGGGACATATTAAaagttaacaattgttggaacgaATAGGAAGTGGGAAAGGAAAGAACAGCATGGAGAAGGTTGTCATTGTCAATAATCATTCATTCTTAAAAAGATTTACCTGAATAAATCAAAAGAAACCAACCTGTTACGATGACTACTTTACTGTGGAACTCAAGTAGCAGGTCTACCAGGACTCCCCAGACAACGCAGCCTGCCAGGACACCAGTGGACCAGGGGCCAGGGAGAAGCAAGGCCTGCTGCTGAATACCCAGGAAGATGGCCACAACTACAACAGGAGAGATACTGGGGTTATGATTGACAGGGTAGAGAAGGTTGTTGCAATCACTAGGTTTGGATACACCATTGTTGCTGTTGCAGTCATTGTACTAAACATTGCTTTTATTGTTGGCATCATTATCCGTATATCAAGATAATAATAGTCTTCATCATCATGTCAACATTGTTAAGATTAAGATGAATCTCTAACCTGCAAGTACCCGTGCAATAGTGCCTGTTCCCAAATGCATCCAGTTGAATATGTACCTTCTGTGGAAAGACCGTAAAATACAGCACAGTTGATTCCTGGATCCTGCTACACAATATAGACAGCTAACATGTTTGACGGATCTCAGAAACAGATCACTGTAGGGAGATTTAGGTTGTACCGTGAGGAGTCTGTGGCGGGTCTGAGGAGGGCCATGATAGGCTGGATAAAAGATAGAGCCATGACAGTACAGCCCAGGTAAGGGTGGGAGCCGGCATGCTGATGGAGACAGCGCAGAGCaacagtattacagtacagaaTTAGATGCAGTAGAGGTGAACAACACTATAGGTATCTGAGcaaacactagaacaacactacagaaacctctgaacaacagtggaagataagagaggagaggatcaaCTCGATGGATCCAGGGTACAGAAGTCCCTGTAAATAACAGGAATTGAATTGGCACACAAGATACAGTCAacctcaaaataaaataaatatcttggaatttttgGCGGTTGTACTAAATTGGTCTTCCAGCTGACTCTGTAGCACTTGAAGGGAAGGGTGACCTCTAAATGGTCACTGGGGGGAATAGCACcaaaatgaaaatatatattttggcaGGACGCAAAGTGGACAAACGCTTGAAAAAGCCTTCCTTAAAAAGATAAACAGGTGCAGATAATTTCAACCATCGATCAATGTCACTCCAACAAATTATTGTTCTCCCATACATGCTTACGCTGAAGTAATGCTAGTTATTCAGCTTTGTAAGTCAGTGATAATTGGTTACTTGGCTCAACTACAGCACTCAACATTCTCGCTCTTGTCCTTCTCTGTCCAGCAGGGCCAGAATGActaaggcagacagacagcttggtggAGGAGGCAGCatgagagaaaagggagaacaTGACACACAGCTGAGTGGTGATGATTCAGTTCTAAGACAGACAATTCAAATAAATTTGAttctaagacacacacacacacacacacacacacctcacaggcACTCAAGCAGCTAAATTATTATGACACAATATATGGCCAGCCAGCCAGAAATACAGACGGACAGATGGAGTGACTGACTGTCAGATGTGTAGCATGTGGTGATGACCGAGGGAGGTATTTCCAGTCTTACCCTGCTCCAACCGCCTCGGTAGATGAAGGGTAGTGAGAATCCCACACAGGTAAGGAGCACGGTCAGGGTCATCAAGGCTCGGTGCACCTGTAGAGACATTCACAAAATCCtacatcatcatcaccatggtGAAAATAGGGTTGAAATAACACTCGTTTTCAGGAGGAAATTCAGAAAGATGGTGATTTGAGCATTATCCATCACTAACTCATCTCTGATAACAAGCCTTAAGAATTAACCAAATATATTAATCAAGACAAAACACTTTAAACAAATCGTCTTTACCTGAAACCATAGCCTGCGTCCAAATAGTCTCGTTTCTGGCCAGTCGTGTTTGAAGTAGCGTGCAATGATGACCCCTGTGGTCACTGTCGTCATCCAGGCCACAAGCATAAACACACCTGGGGATACAGAGGGATACACACTTAGTTCTCTGTGTTTGTATGAGCCAGACATATACTGAAACAAGTGTATGGAACTTAAGTGTTAAACGCGTGTTATATTAAGTAATGAAATGTGTGTCTTTGTTGCAACACTTCCTATTCAAACAAGGCAGGTCATAAAAGGCTTATCTTTCTGTAAACTACAGGCTTACCATGGAACTTAATGAGCAGGGGAGACCTGGAGCCAGCTAGATTCTCGGGGAGACCTGTGATGACTGTCTGATGAGTGGATATCAGAGGCTGCCGGTCATGTCTATAGATCACACCttaagatggatggatggatgatgataATGTCTATGTCTGGGACCAACACTAGATCCAGCACTGCCAGTTAAGCACTGTGGTAAATAGATGTTGGAACTATTTACCAATGTTTTATTATTGGCACGTGATTCACACATATGACTACTGTACTAGATAATCACAGCTTAAACCAGAAATCTCACGTACAAAACAGCAGTGAGCTCGTTCAAAACACTTGGCACAGCCTAGCCCACACCTGAGTCAACaatgaggggttgaggtcaggaatGTTTAATCTAGTAGATGTCAAGTTCAGTACCAGCATCTACAATATATATCTGGCACAATAGGAATAATCAATAATATGTATGAGACTATAGTATAACACCAAAAGTTGGTAAACAAATAGGAAAAGCATTACAAAAAGACACATGGTCATACCATCTTCAGCCCTCCCGTGGGCTATGAACAGGAAGTAGCTCTGGTCCAGGCTGAACCTGCTCTCAATCTGACGGGGGAGGAGTATGTCTCTACGGAAACGACACTGAATGACCCCATCTGCCAGCTGCCAAGCTGTGTCTGAAAGAACATTCTGGAGAGAACACAAAAGGTCATAGGTCAAAGATCAGTGAGGTAACTATAGAGGTCAATCTATGAAACAACCATCTAAAACAAACAAGCAACacacaaataacacaaaaaaaaaaacattcacagaactattatttcatatttttatcaGAACTTTGCAAAACATAAATTGTGTATACCTCAGAGGCAAATTCAGGGTGAGCTCGGCCAGAGACATATGCAGCATTGATGTCCACACTGTccccatctctcacacacaggtatacatcatcattcccctacACATAAATACAAAACTCAAATGAGTTACAATTATATTGTATGGTTTCATAAAACAAATCTCACTGTGCATATGCCATATTGAAATACCACAGATAGTAGCCCGAGATTTGGCATATCATTTAAGTCCACACAAGCTCCAAGTGGTTATAGAATACTTCTTTGGTAGTCTTTCTGGGGTCATACCAACCATCCATTTGTCCAGCGACAAGGCGAAGGACAGGTATCCATCAGCTGGTCCACTGAGCTCAAACAGCACAGTCCGCTCCTCtggagtgaaggagaggaaaAAGCACAGGGGGTCTCTGCCTGGGTCGCATCCCACAGGGTCACGCAGGCAGGACTTACTCCTACCACAACCCTCTGAGCTGaactgaggaagagagggagagggttaaATTCTCCATCACCACCACACCTAATCATCATCCACAGCCTGTCGGTCAGCGTAAACATTATGCTGATTCATCCTCAGTCTCTTCTCTCTATACTTAGAGACAATCCTGGTGGTGAGTGACTCACAGGTCTGGTCAGCGCAGACAGAGTTGCGGTCACAGcagcagtagtggtggtggtgggggtggggtttGGTGGTGGAACCCCAGTCGCCCCATTCAGAGACACCACCGGCCCTGGGATCTGCACCCAGTAGACTTTATACTTCTGCACCACTGTGGCCCTGAAACAACAATATAATGATATTattaagtcatttagcagaagatTGTTTTTATCCACAGCAACTTACATAGCTGTCAGCATTGATTCAGTACAGCATCAACAACACCTTAGCAATAGAATggaaaaatatcacatttagcgATTGGCATAATGAGAATAAAGGAGATAATTACGCACATAAATTGGACACCGGATGGGGGGGTTTTTGGAGCCTCCCACACGGCCTGTATCTCTGTCTTCTTGGATTTGCTGGTGTGGCTTACTGCAGATCCCTTCAAAATGACAGGGTTGCTTATCATACAATAAACTTCTCTTGCACAGTACTAACTCCATTGGAGGTGTGTGGCTGAGACAAGTAGCATCTTGTCTGTTTTACTAATGATATGGCTGGTGAAGGTTGTTGAAGACGGCATGATATTCAAACGCAACCGAATAGTAATTCCAGACAGCCAGAGCTTTACAATACTTAGCTTGTGTTTCCAGCAATCATGTAGTATATAATTGAGGTCGGGTAACATCATCTCTACCTGTGTGTGGTCACAATGTAGGAGTTGTGACTCAGAAGGGTTGAGGAGGCTGAATGATCCAACAGCGGGACCGTCCGGGTTCCCAGCATCCCTCGCTTCAATCAGGAAACCTTTGAAGTGGATGCTCCCAGATGTGGGAACAACCCGTAAGGTCACTGTTAATAGAAAGCAAAAAACTCAAGACATTTTCATTTTTCCATTGTCTCAACCCCCCCgagacacacaaatacacacacccacaaagaGGTAGGAGGAATGGGTAAGACACAGTGCAGCACCCCCGGGAGCAGTTTTGGGGTTAATTTACTTGCTCAACGGCACACTGGCAGGAGATGGTTTCTAGAATACAAAACGTTTTCAGTTAAATATGCTCTTTGAAATATTCCAGGGATTATGGATGAGAATTAGCTATTTTGCTAACTCGGACACATTTACACCGATGTGAACACTAATGTTGATATTGAACAGCAATATCCctataaaaaaacagaaacaaaTATATAGTAGGCTACCTGTGATACGGTCACCAGGGCTGaatgtgtgtttgtccagggtGATGTTATAAGGGGCAGGTTTAGAGCTGGAGTCATGGCCATGCCGTGGTGTCATATCTCCGCACGACAGAGACACTTTTCCATTGGCGAAGCCAGAGGCCGTCTTTATTAAACACACAGCCACCACCACTAACAAGAGATGTGGACCCGGCATCTGGAAGGACAAGACAATACAGAGGTTATAATGAAGGTTATGAAGACGGAGTTTGTATGAGAGTTCAGGGTCATGCAACATACTGTAACTGACTAATGGTATTTTAGGTCATGGGTAGACCTATGCTTATTCTGGTTCTCAGCTAGCTtgcaattttaaaaacattttttttaattatttttttccaAAAGACAAAATGATTCTTAGGCTACTCAATAGCTtacacataggcctacagtatggcGCCAGAGAGGATGAAAAACCATATTGAATTTATTTGAAGGCACTTCATAAAGAAAGAGTGGGAAGAGGAAAATGTTAGTTGACTTCCGATTTACAGTTGTGTGAGGATGTGGCCTATCGCCATCCTTGCAC is a window of Oncorhynchus mykiss isolate Arlee chromosome 11, USDA_OmykA_1.1, whole genome shotgun sequence DNA encoding:
- the frrs1b gene encoding putative ferric-chelate reductase 1 isoform X3, which translates into the protein MPGPHLLLVVVAVCLIKTASGFANGKVSLSCGDMTPRHGHDSSSKPAPYNITLDKHTFSPGDRITVTLRVVPTSGSIHFKGFLIEARDAGNPDGPAVGSFSLLNPSESQLLHCDHTQGSAVSHTSKSKKTEIQAVWEAPKTPPSGVQFMATVVQKYKVYWVQIPGPVVSLNGATGVPPPNPTPTTTTTAAVTATLSALTRPFSSEGCGRSKSCLRDPVGCDPGRDPLCFFLSFTPEERTVLFELSGPADGYLSFALSLDKWMGNDDVYLCVRDGDSVDINAAYVSGRAHPEFASENVLSDTAWQLADGVIQCRFRRDILLPRQIESRFSLDQSYFLFIAHGRAEDGVIYRHDRQPLISTHQTVITGLPENLAGSRSPLLIKFHGVFMLVAWMTTVTTGVIIARYFKHDWPETRLFGRRLWFQVHRALMTLTVLLTCVGFSLPFIYRGGWSRHAGSHPYLGCTVMALSFIQPIMALLRPATDSSRRYIFNWMHLGTGTIARVLAVVAIFLGIQQQALLLPGPWSTGVLAGCVVWGVLVDLLLEFHSKVVIVTGRTLAEDEDKILGTHSDSERQRKVSRFKKIVLAVFLVGNVGFLSVLLNTIRNV
- the palmdb gene encoding uncharacterized protein palmdb isoform X2 → METSEQTEMTSVIAYEKELSLTDSTENKKGLGGTEEEQVCLEADSLESIGKKALLEILADLPASMIDELDGLGNGLCTGNPFRKEALSSHEELNRNESITSSVSDTPSSVDSVYENEAHRKRQDTQELEQPEDTVSNPEDDEDGEDKDTKEIEYGPLENYISDVPEESLLEQYIREEVLSDVSNESCHGLDPDEVDECLRVEIAEASSDDESEDGANKWRAIFSSSINHEDDDDYLDSLQLSAQDLFVQKVEVQNVDNHDDNEEEVQVKIPKEEELEVLEQPDYLTGIAQEVTYNPAALLQSLSKISEDEEGNGNGSRHNTSCKADPNKKLPKDFCVIQETKSENVSTEHVDFQLARKQWREMEEQTKNLVLSPTTKQCGPLMGSHSFMYTPVRNIDRPKTRDTSLENLAMGGAEYPHTQFSPCSEDSGLGDSSYRSPYEEFPETSIEREIRLAMEREDSFKRDRGFSNGMKPTECAQTNAKPVILLPAKLCQEVDEKRKTFESMEDGSCNIPRSKTTPSFIITSSPAKGPLKHDLPANSIIILEPEGSPRHGARDTSRANEWHSDETSNANFIILETSNLIIRSASEFCLNTACEQQGQECSSTFLNNPFFKLRSRSQLSLVDEEIKMVKQREEELKKERANIYPKGMYNNTGLVAENLMDSLSFEADAPLKCKSSPSSPMKTAYKMDRSALSCDHRFPEVYGAGGRRKSALALRWEAGEFAE
- the frrs1b gene encoding putative ferric-chelate reductase 1 isoform X1 — translated: MSARVTLDIILGGSRQMPGPHLLLVVVAVCLIKTASGFANGKVSLSCGDMTPRHGHDSSSKPAPYNITLDKHTFSPGDRITVTLRVVPTSGSIHFKGFLIEARDAGNPDGPAVGSFSLLNPSESQLLHCDHTQGSAVSHTSKSKKTEIQAVWEAPKTPPSGVQFMATVVQKYKVYWVQIPGPVVSLNGATGVPPPNPTPTTTTTAAVTATLSALTRPFSSEGCGRSKSCLRDPVGCDPGRDPLCFFLSFTPEERTVLFELSGPADGYLSFALSLDKWMGNDDVYLCVRDGDSVDINAAYVSGRAHPEFASENVLSDTAWQLADGVIQCRFRRDILLPRQIESRFSLDQSYFLFIAHGRAEDGVIYRHDRQPLISTHQTVITGLPENLAGSRSPLLIKFHGVFMLVAWMTTVTTGVIIARYFKHDWPETRLFGRRLWFQVHRALMTLTVLLTCVGFSLPFIYRGGWSRHAGSHPYLGCTVMALSFIQPIMALLRPATDSSRRYIFNWMHLGTGTIARVLAVVAIFLGIQQQALLLPGPWSTGVLAGCVVWGVLVDLLLEFHSKVVIVTGRTLAEDEDKILGTHSDSERQRKVSRFKKIVLAVFLVGNVGFLSVLLNTIRNV
- the frrs1b gene encoding putative ferric-chelate reductase 1 isoform X2 → MIRIQNQNELMPGPHLLLVVVAVCLIKTASGFANGKVSLSCGDMTPRHGHDSSSKPAPYNITLDKHTFSPGDRITVTLRVVPTSGSIHFKGFLIEARDAGNPDGPAVGSFSLLNPSESQLLHCDHTQGSAVSHTSKSKKTEIQAVWEAPKTPPSGVQFMATVVQKYKVYWVQIPGPVVSLNGATGVPPPNPTPTTTTTAAVTATLSALTRPFSSEGCGRSKSCLRDPVGCDPGRDPLCFFLSFTPEERTVLFELSGPADGYLSFALSLDKWMGNDDVYLCVRDGDSVDINAAYVSGRAHPEFASENVLSDTAWQLADGVIQCRFRRDILLPRQIESRFSLDQSYFLFIAHGRAEDGVIYRHDRQPLISTHQTVITGLPENLAGSRSPLLIKFHGVFMLVAWMTTVTTGVIIARYFKHDWPETRLFGRRLWFQVHRALMTLTVLLTCVGFSLPFIYRGGWSRHAGSHPYLGCTVMALSFIQPIMALLRPATDSSRRYIFNWMHLGTGTIARVLAVVAIFLGIQQQALLLPGPWSTGVLAGCVVWGVLVDLLLEFHSKVVIVTGRTLAEDEDKILGTHSDSERQRKVSRFKKIVLAVFLVGNVGFLSVLLNTIRNV
- the palmdb gene encoding uncharacterized protein palmdb isoform X1, with protein sequence MEEADLLKERLQAITEKRRVQDDIAKKRRQIEEEKLKLQCLKKKALREQWLMDGLSPQSEEDQEATKLQAQGDQEQTLLLQSNIDRMETEIEALETQELQISANEEVILKRLKEVERTAEDIIKRATAVASVTDGKELNEGCSNPQNHNPNEPRSFPKAVTMETSEQTEMTSVIAYEKELSLTDSTENKKGLGGTEEEQVCLEADSLESIGKKALLEILADLPASMIDELDGLGNGLCTGNPFRKEALSSHEELNRNESITSSVSDTPSSVDSVYENEAHRKRQDTQELEQPEDTVSNPEDDEDGEDKDTKEIEYGPLENYISDVPEESLLEQYIREEVLSDVSNESCHGLDPDEVDECLRVEIAEASSDDESEDGANKWRAIFSSSINHEDDDDYLDSLQLSAQDLFVQKVEVQNVDNHDDNEEEVQVKIPKEEELEVLEQPDYLTGIAQEVTYNPAALLQSLSKISEDEEGNGNGSRHNTSCKADPNKKLPKDFCVIQETKSENVSTEHVDFQLARKQWREMEEQTKNLVLSPTTKQCGPLMGSHSFMYTPVRNIDRPKTRDTSLENLAMGGAEYPHTQFSPCSEDSGLGDSSYRSPYEEFPETSIEREIRLAMEREDSFKRDRGFSNGMKPTECAQTNAKPVILLPAKLCQEVDEKRKTFESMEDGSCNIPRSKTTPSFIITSSPAKGPLKHDLPANSIIILEPEGSPRHGARDTSRANEWHSDETSNANFIILETSNLIIRSASEFCLNTACEQQGQECSSTFLNNPFFKLRSRSQLSLVDEEIKMVKQREEELKKERANIYPKGMYNNTGLVAENLMDSLSFEADAPLKCKSSPSSPMKTAYKMDRSALSCDHRFPEVYGAGGRRKSALALRWEAGEFAE